TCTGCTCAACGATGCCAAATTAGAAATAAGCAGCAGTTGTTTTTAAAGCAGAAGGAAGCACGTGTTAGCCGTACCCTCACAGAACGATTGTGTGATAAGGGAGCCATAGTGGAGTAAATTGGGATtaaaacaaattccaaaaatgacAAAGACGTTCTGCACTGAAAAACATGAGGGATAAACAAACACTCCTGTGCAAAACTGAGGCCCAAAAGTATAAGTATTTACAACAGATGACCTGGTCAGTGTCCAGATTTAAGCCTTTTTAGCACCACAGActagtttcatataagatataatttcacgaacTGAATAGGGGTTTagaatagaataactatagaatggaaaatcagtgttaaTCCTGAGcaccacctagtggtgattggaggcAGAAACACCCGAAGTGAAGTgtgttggaaatttaattgctcttgtagcatcTCTAATTAATTATTCTTTCTTTGCGAGCCGGTAATAATTGACCCACAGCCCGGTAGTTGAGGACCACTGCTATAGAGAATATTCGGTTACGTTAAACCCAGACCAGCTCAGCAtgtttcatcagtttaagtgGACAAAATACCTTTTTATCCCCAAAAACTTCAACATTTAAAGAAATCAAGTGTTCCTTTATCTATAGTTTAATGATTAGTTGTTaggatttgttgtttttcttgccCAGGAGTGAATCTGTGATGCATGCTGGCAAACCAAAGATAACTGGTACTAAATTTCAAAATCTGGACCGTATCTTAGTCCGatttctgtaataataataataataatctgtattAATCCAAAACAAAATCTGAGGCTTCTGGAATCAGATTttcaaatcacacacacacacatcagctcGACTCTCCATCCATCAATaatcacacatttatttacactctTCAGAAAAACTGTATAAAATGAATAACGTATCACGTATAAATATTCAAACTGTCAAACGTTCCCTTTTGTTCAGGTGAAAAATAAAAGCACACAGTCTGGGGTAAAATCCAGAGATCTGAACGATCAGGCTCATGTGTCAgcgataaacaaacacacaaacattcattatttaaaggAATGTGCCATAAAAGCaacagaaaatacaaataacttTATTTTGCAATTCAACGCACTGAAACCATGAACATGTGGaactaaaatatataatatttattatttaatcggTAGGCAGCCCGAGCAAGATTCATGCTCAGTCATCCAAAGAATAAAAATCATATATTCTCGCAGGTACTGATctcaaatgaattaaaattaaaaagggCTTCGATGCATTTAATGTAATGCAAATACGACCACgtttaaaaaggaaaaacaaacaaaaacaaaaataaatctgCACAAAACCCCTGAAAAGCAAACGACCAGAATCAGAGCAGATTCACTTTCACGTCCAGGATTTGAATCGTCTCATTATTCACTTATTTCGAGTTGCGCCCCTGTGTACCCCCCTCGCAGACCGCGTACGGTACCGAAGTGTTCTCCAAGCCGTCCATCTGAGCAGCTTTTACAGAGCCGCCCAGTCCAGTCCACTCCAGTCCAGAAGTCGGATCAGGTTccgtcagcagcagcagcttgtAAAGATGAAAAGGGGCGTCGCATGTGCCAACAGACAGAGATTAGGGAACGGGTCTCTCGGGGTGGGTGTTACTTCTTCCTCGTGTGCTGCCTGCGTGCCTGCAGTCTCTGCCGTGCGCTGCCTGTTTTGGAGCCCGCGCCGATGGAGAACGAGGCCGAGGGCGTGGCTGGGGAAGGAAACGCAGACGTGTAAACACAATAGTTCAAGAGTGATCGCCTTAAGTACCAAAGCGCTATCACACTGTACCACCACACCTTACActaaaactaaacttcaaaccTAAATTTAAAGCGAGACGCGTCTCTGTTATCTTACCGAGGGCAGGGGCTCCGAATCCTTGTGGAGTACTGGGGCTGCCGAACATGACGGGTCCACCAGCACCGCCGAACGCAGGGGTGGAAGTTCCTGCACAGAGTGAGAACACATCAAAAGTTACTTTAATAATGATCTGCCTCTTTATTTCTTATTCATTTATCGTTAATATGCAGCGCACTCACCGAAAGTAGAATTATTATCCGTGCCGGCAGCCCCGAAGGAAAATCCGGCCTGAGGCTGCTGCGCCGCCGGCGTTACGAACTGCGTCCCGGGCAGCGACGCTGAGAAATTGAAGCCACCCGACGCTGCAGAGTTCTGGGGCGTGGCCGGTGCTGCTCCGAACGCGAAGGCCGACCCGGAGGGAGCGTTCATCGTCGGAGCGCTGGTGTTCCCGAAATTGAAACCGGATGAGGGTCCTCCGAAGGTGGGCTGCGTCGAGTTGGCGAAGGTCGGCGCGGCGGTGCTGGCGGGCGCCCCGAACGATGGCGCGCTCCCTCCTGCGCCTGCGTTAAACCCAAAAGTCTTGGCTGGGGTGGACGGCTGGGCGTTGCCGAAGGGTTTCGGGGCGCTGAACGCCGAGGTTCCGAACGCGGCCTGAGTCGTCGGGGCCGTCGATGACGGTGTTGAATTGTTTGCCAGACCGATTCCGGTAAATTGGGTAGCGGGTGCGTTTTGGCCGAACGTAAACGCGCTCTGGGGCGCCGCAGACGGGGCGCTCTGCGCTGGTTTTAAAGCACCGAACTGGAaactggtgttggtgttgctgGTGGTCGTGGCGCTCGTGGTAATTCCAGATGAAGCTGAGGCTGTGGTAGCTGCAGAAGCTCCGAACTGAAAGGTGCTGTTAGGGGCGCTCCAGGCCCCGAACAGGGACTCGGTGGTGTTTTGGGAATTGGGATTAGATGAAGGGATTGAGGCAGGCGTAGACTGGGTGGGTTTAGGTCCACCAAACAGGGACTGGGTGGGATTCTGAGTACTGGTGGTGGACGAGAGGACCGGCTGGCTATTAGTAAGTCCGCCAAACAGGGATGGAGTGAAATTCGGGGTACTGGAGGTGGACGAAGGGACAGAGGGAGCGACTGGCTTGGTGTTAGCGAGAGCACCGAACAGAGACTGAGTGGAATTCTGGGTATTTGAAGTGGACGAAGGGACTAAAGAAGCCATGTGGCTGTTATTCATTGTGCCAAATAGAGAGGGGGTGGGATTGGGGGTACCGGACGTCGTCGAGGGAACCGAAGACGCCGCTTGAGCGTTTGTTATCCCGCCGAAAAGCGAAGCAGACGCACTAGCGGACGTGGATGTCGCCGGCTGTCCGAACGCACCGTCGAACATGGGTTTGAAAGTGGGTTGAGTAGGTTTGACCTCTGCCGTGGAC
This portion of the Trichomycterus rosablanca isolate fTriRos1 unplaced genomic scaffold, fTriRos1.hap1 scaffold_345, whole genome shotgun sequence genome encodes:
- the LOC134307780 gene encoding nuclear envelope pore membrane protein POM 121-like yields the protein MSPLVSPGSSRCQTPDRAAKKPREENASPAVSSLKCDKETTDTGPGVERSSTPEVPVTPRSDSGGSSGKRKRKIQLVSVNRGDQISLPPPPELGYTITVKDLDMEKKAALSQIQKVLKEPEPEKPSSTSAPNPTPAPCLDIFSKLASSSLPSSAPALSSPSLASLATSSAGPPSTSGAASTAASAPTIDLTVTPSSMSGPALVPTAMLPTLVTSITTVTAAPKLTNPLLESLKDMKRISALSSPPTTAAATSTAPETSVAAPPASVTSVSLSIGAVKSEPALSSAPSAFAPVLSKPLSSTPSALAFGGGGVLGPASTAPASSAPAPSAASTLTLGGTAGLKPAESGFKPIFGAGSPALVSTAEVKPTQPTFKPMFDGAFGQPATSTSASASASLFGGITNAQAASSVPSTTSGTPNPTPSLFGTMNNSHMASLVPSSTSNTQNSTQSLFGALANTKPVAPSVPSSTSSTPNFTPSLFGGLTNSQPVLSSTTSTQNPTQSLFGGPKPTQSTPASIPSSNPNSQNTTESLFGAWSAPNSTFQFGASAATTASASSGITTSATTTSNTNTSFQFGALKPAQSAPSAAPQSAFTFGQNAPATQFTGIGLANNSTPSSTAPTTQAAFGTSAFSAPKPFGNAQPSTPAKTFGFNAGAGGSAPSFGAPASTAAPTFANSTQPTFGGPSSGFNFGNTSAPTMNAPSGSAFAFGAAPATPQNSAASGGFNFSASLPGTQFVTPAAQQPQAGFSFGAAGTDNNSTFGTSTPAFGGAGGPVMFGSPSTPQGFGAPALATPSASFSIGAGSKTGSARQRLQARRQHTRKK